In the Helianthus annuus cultivar XRQ/B chromosome 11, HanXRQr2.0-SUNRISE, whole genome shotgun sequence genome, one interval contains:
- the LOC110892089 gene encoding root allergen protein, translating into MEVSMEVEVASSLSSEKLFKLYNNYDTIAPKVDPQSFKSITLIQGDGGVGSIISTVYGDGSTSKHTVDAIDTSNHLISYTYFEGDVFKGIIEKITHHIKFTPSPNGGAIYKRTVIFKCIGDAKLSDEAMNISKETIKNIFKGMESYAIAHPEDF; encoded by the exons ATGGAGGTTTCTATGGAGGTAGAGGTCGCTTCTTCTCTCTCTTCCGAAAAACTTTTCAAGCTCTATAATAACTACGACACCATCGCACCCAAGGTCGATCCTCAATCTTTCAAATCCATTACTCTTATACAAGGAGATGGTGGTGTTGGAAGTATCATCAGCACTGTGTATGGTGACG GATCAACTTCAAAACACACGGTGGATGCCATTGATACAAGCAACCATCTTATCAGCTACACGTACTTTGAAGGGGATGTCTTTAAGGGTATTATAGAGAAAATCACTCATCATATTAAGTTCACACCTTCTCCTAATGGAGGAGCTATATACAAACGTACAGTCATATTTAAGTGCATCGGTGATGCTAAGCTAAGCGATGAGGCTATGAACATTTCCAAAGAAACAATAAAGAATATTTTCAAGGGGATGGAGTCTTATGCTATTGCTCATCCTGAAGATTTCTAA